The Dioscorea cayenensis subsp. rotundata cultivar TDr96_F1 chromosome 16, TDr96_F1_v2_PseudoChromosome.rev07_lg8_w22 25.fasta, whole genome shotgun sequence sequence GGTTGGTGCAGCTTTCTCGTTGTCGGGTTTGGTTTGGTGCACAGAATGCCCCTGGTGGGGGATGTTTGAGTGGGGACAGATTGGGAATAAATTGAGGTCACGGAGAGCCCGGGTGAGGTGGGAAGTGTGATTTGTATTTATTGGAGCCTTGTTAGCCATGTCCATTTTAGGAATATATTTGTAGATTGGAggaattgttttattttgggttattattattattattattttttgcagtAACTTTCATTttcagtttatatatatttataattatttctcaTTTCTTTGGGATGAAATACGTGAAACTTTAATGAAGCTTTCAATCACAAGGATATGGTTGATAGCCCGTGACTTCATTCAATTCATGgaaagtttataaaaagatGGTGTAATTCTTAGCAATTTTGTTCATACAAAGTTTGATCTAATTCTCGTTACTTCTATTCAAACAATATTACAATAAATTTCATGAGGAGTTTGAATAGACTTAATAAGTGATCAGTGGATTATTAGTTTAATACAACAGTCAACCACCTCTCTCTTGTGGACATAGCACCGTTGTCATCAGATTTTCCACAAAAACATATGAAGTTCAAATTGGGAAATAAATGCAACATGATCTAACAAaggcaacaaaataaaaatcaaaccaaaaatgTCAAAAAGTTTGAAGAAATCAGTGCAttttaatgtaatatatttctaaaataaaaggGTACGATGCTCATAAATGCTAGTAACCATCACCGCAGATAAAAGTCGTCACTACtaagttgatgaaaattttaaagagAAGAATCAGGTCCTGCTCTCCAGCAGTATactaatttgatttaaaaaaaaaaaatctaaaaaataacacCTGCTTACAAGTTATATAAGGACGTAAATTTATCTGATTTCgccaggaaaaaaaaaaaaatctttgtcaaTGAAGTACTACCTCCTGAGAAACCTCCAAGTTTTAACAAATAGGGCGCTAATTATTTTTGCACAAGGAGCACTTCACCGCTGAACTGGTAACAAAACTGCTTTGAGTTTGTAAGGAGTAAAACCGAGTATAAAGAAACAAACCTCAAAGTTATACAGGCCCAGCCTAGTAACTCTGAAGATTCCTAGCATTTAGATAAAGCCTGAAGTGCGTTGTGATATCAATAGGATCCAATGTTATGCCTCAAATTATGATGCATGCATTACATCCTTGGCAGCAAATCTGATCACTGGCCATCATATGTTCTTCCCCATAATATTCTTTACTAGATCCAAGATGCGGAAGTAATCATAAAAGAGAGAAGATTGTTTACCCTCAAGTCCAATTCGGGAGAGACGGTTGCTGCCTGCTAGATTGTTGCATGGGCTCCCACCAATTACAAGATCAAAACCGCCAAATGAGTTAATCATCTGCGCAAGTTTATCACCATTAAGCTGTTGCACATCTGGCAGTTCAATCAAGTTCCCTGTTTGATCAGTCTGCTCCCACCAGGCACGaattatgtttctattaatttctGATAATTCAACAGAAACGACATTCTTCAAATGAATTCCGAGCCTATGAAGAGCAACTTCAGCTCCACCGATACCAGAGAATAAGGAGAGCACGTTAATCCCATTTGGAAACATGTTTTTGAGGACAGAGAGATGGTAGGCGACTGTGTCCACCTGAAATGAATTCCCCAAGGACTTGTATCTGTCTGTCCTGCTAATGCCACCACCTCTAGTGTGATTCTTAGGGAAACCCAACAACATTTCTATTTCATCTGGCTCCAATGGAGCAACCTTGTGCAATCCTACCCAGACCAAGTTCCACTTCTTGCATTCATTGATCACATACTGCCGGACTCTCTCAGGAGGTGGATCACCTGATTTAACAAGTGTGCTTCTAATCCTCTCTGTGTTTTTAGCACTTGAGATACTAGTCTGTAGACAATTCAGTTGAGTCCTAGGATCCCAAGCAGGCCACCATTTTTCAGTCATTGGCAACGCTTCCTTGATGGTTCGAGGCTGGAGTGGAAGAAGAGGGAATCTGTTCTGAATGGGGAGGTTGTGAATGTAGCCTCTTTTTCTGTTAGCAGCGCAAAAATACTTGGAATCAACGAACTCCGGTTCTATGTCATAAAGGAAGCGAGACATTGTATCCCAGACTCCCTTGGGAGTCAAGGCCACATTTTCATAGTAGAAGTATGGTGGGCCAATGGCCGCTTCTGGAAGCTTACGGTGCGCTAGCTGAGTCTTTTGATTTGGAACACTAAAACCAATCATAGGCATTGGAATTTTCAGCAATGAGGAAAATCCTTCATCGTTCACTTCGGACTGTCGAGAACATAACTTTTTGATTTTGTGGCCATGGACCGGTCTATTCAGCCGCTGGTTTTCTaacaaatttcttttctttttgatcgAGGACCCGTTAATGAAACTAGACCTTGGCTGCTCAAAGGAAAATTACCAAATGAATATgagtcaaattaattaaatatacgGGTTTTGTGTTTAATCAAACTAAAGATGGAGATATCACCACAACCGGAGCTGAGGTATTCCGTCCCTCTATGTCCACACTCTCTGCTGCCAGTTGCGCAGCATGGATGGAATCAGCTAATTCCAAAACAGAGGCAGTTGAGCCTGTTttaaaatggatttaaaaagGGTCATGTAAATGAGTCAAGATCGAAACAAGGAGCTGCACGCATGAGGATCCACACAAGCACAATCTTAAATGCTACAACAAAGAATTCAGAAACATGCAGGCTTGAAGAAATAATTTCCGTTTCTGAAACTCATCCTGATGATCAGGAGATTCAATTGAAgaatttgaaacttttttttttttttttatctttttgacaTTGTGACAAGCCACTACCTTCACACATATCTCACTTATACACACTGtgaaagaaaatcagaaattaaaaaaaaaattaaaaattgaaacttttGACTAAATGCAGCTTATTattcttaaaattaatttacagAGTACATTTATCCCTGTAAAAATGCATTCTCCCATAAAACATATAATTGTAATTCAACCAAAAAGGTAATTCGACTggtaatatataaaattctgaCAGTAAATCTTATAGACCAGTCAGCTTTCATGGTAAGTTTCTCGCATGTAGCTTTAGAGGTAGGTTCATGGTGCATAGGTTGTCCTTATGGGTCAAATGCTACAAATACTAAGTCTAGCCTGGGCCAAGGTGCACTGCAGCTGGacttaaagtttttttttttaaatattattttatgtttttattaaatcacTTTATTTGGCCTGGCAAGAATCACTCTGCTATGAATAATGAAATGCCATGTTATGGATGGACGGAACAGAGCTCTGAGGAGAGACAAAGCAAGAATCACTCTCGTATGAATAATGAAATGCCATGTTATGATTCAAAAGACGAGCTTAAATTTTTTCCTACAAAACAAGGCAGGAATAAGAGGGAACAAGCTAAACTAATTAACAATGAGCCAGAAGCAAACATAATACCACAACGATCAATTGCGGATGACGCCTCATCCAGCGGAAAACCCATCTCCACTAGCATTGACAATTTCATGTCCTTATCAGAGGACTTTTCGGTGCATCCCTGAACAGGCCCaacataaaagtaaaagaagtcAAACTTCACGTAAGCTGATGGAATAGCAACAATCAACAATGATATAACAAGGGCAAGGCTAAACAATGGTGTTATACGTTTCATCATGTATTTGAAAGTTGGAAAATAACCCAAAAACATGCATTAATGCCACAACATTTCTTCTTTCAAACACATCAGGTTGACAACTCTTCCTGTGTAAAGCAACTGAAACAAATCGTCGAGAAAGTTCAAGGCAATCGTCCTATGCACAAGCATATGAGAACAGTAATAAACTGTGGCAAGATCTAGAATTTCATATTGACGACAAAGCAATAAAAGTAGTGATGCTATATTTGTAAGTTCCAGTACTTTCATAAAGCCAGTTAAAGTAAATCACCTCATCTTCAAAGTTGCTCATATCTGAGTCATCATCCTCCAAAACGTCCTCTTCACCTTCTAGGGAACAATCTAAGGGTGATTGTTCACTGTTCAAAGAAGATTTTTCAATTGCCTTCAAGGTGAAAATGTCAATTAACGTTAATTCCTGGTAAGCAATCAAGACCATATAAAAAGTACGGGAACTCTCTACCAAAGTCTCAATATATaggaaaaacacaaatataataaatgttaTTGGAATAACAAataggtttaaaaaaattgacctTTAAATGATTTCTATAAGGCTAGTATAATATCTACTTGAAGACCTGAACTTTAATGGTCTTGAGCAGATCATTTACAAATAACTCAATGCTCACCTAATCAATAAGTGGCCTCTAATTTGTTTATAATGCTATATGCCGCGTCCTCAAATTAACACTTATGGAAGTCACATATATGATTTCTAAATTTGCCAAAAACTGCATTCTTTGCAATGCAAGATGCATGGCGAATCATGGATGACTTTCCTCATTTTTGTCAGAAGCCTGTTGTTTCTCATTCTAACCATATAAGCACACACCACAAGTTTGAGCCAAAAAGACATGCACCACT is a genomic window containing:
- the LOC120279416 gene encoding DNA (cytosine-5)-methyltransferase DRM2-like isoform X1 — its product is MDWMTDSEEDERFEWDTSDEEEEMSKGNNQEGSSAPPISVSVPSQEFVEAGSSRSSLLLHFVGMGFSEDTVAKAIKDNGEGQPEVILETLLTYAAIEKSSLNSEQSPLDCSLEGEEDVLEDDDSDMSNFEDEGCTEKSSDKDMKLSMLVEMGFPLDEASSAIDRCGSTASVLELADSIHAAQLAAESVDIEGRNTSAPVVPRSSFINGSSIKKKRNLLENQRLNRPVHGHKIKKLCSRQSEVNDEGFSSLLKIPMPMIGFSVPNQKTQLAHRKLPEAAIGPPYFYYENVALTPKGVWDTMSRFLYDIEPEFVDSKYFCAANRKRGYIHNLPIQNRFPLLPLQPRTIKEALPMTEKWWPAWDPRTQLNCLQTSISSAKNTERIRSTLVKSGDPPPERVRQYVINECKKWNLVWVGLHKVAPLEPDEIEMLLGFPKNHTRGGGISRTDRYKSLGNSFQVDTVAYHLSVLKNMFPNGINVLSLFSGIGGAEVALHRLGIHLKNVVSVELSEINRNIIRAWWEQTDQTGNLIELPDVQQLNGDKLAQMINSFGGFDLVIGGSPCNNLAGSNRLSRIGLEGKQSSLFYDYFRILDLVKNIMGKNI
- the LOC120279416 gene encoding DNA (cytosine-5)-methyltransferase DRM2-like isoform X3 → MDWMTDSEEDERFEWDTSDEEEEMSKGNNQEGSSAPPISVSVPSQEFVEAGSSRSSLLLHFVGMGFSEDTVAKAIKDNGEGQPEVILETLLTYAAIEKSSLNSEQSPLDCSLEGEEDVLEDDDSDMSNFEDEGCTEKSSDKDMKLSMLVEMGFPLDEASSAIDRCGSTASVLELADSIHAAQLAAESVDIEGRNTSAPPRSSFINGSSIKKKRNLLENQRLNRPVHGHKIKKLCSRQSEVNDEGFSSLLKIPMPMIGFSVPNQKTQLAHRKLPEAAIGPPYFYYENVALTPKGVWDTMSRFLYDIEPEFVDSKYFCAANRKRGYIHNLPIQNRFPLLPLQPRTIKEALPMTEKWWPAWDPRTQLNCLQTSISSAKNTERIRSTLVKSGDPPPERVRQYVINECKKWNLVWVGLHKVAPLEPDEIEMLLGFPKNHTRGGGISRTDRYKSLGNSFQVDTVAYHLSVLKNMFPNGINVLSLFSGIGGAEVALHRLGIHLKNVVSVELSEINRNIIRAWWEQTDQTGNLIELPDVQQLNGDKLAQMINSFGGFDLVIGGSPCNNLAGSNRLSRIGLEGKQSSLFYDYFRILDLVKNIMGKNI
- the LOC120279416 gene encoding DNA (cytosine-5)-methyltransferase DRM2-like isoform X2 encodes the protein MDWMTDSEEDERFEWDTSDEEEEMSKGNNQEGSSAPPISVSVPSQEFVEAGSSRSSLLLHFVGMGFSEDTVAKAIKDNGEGQPEVILETLLTYAAIEKSSLNSEQSPLDCSLEGEEDVLEDDDSDMSNFEDEGCTEKSSDKDMKLSMLVEMGFPLDEASSAIDRCGSTASVLELADSIHAAQLAAESVDIEGRNTSAPVPRSSFINGSSIKKKRNLLENQRLNRPVHGHKIKKLCSRQSEVNDEGFSSLLKIPMPMIGFSVPNQKTQLAHRKLPEAAIGPPYFYYENVALTPKGVWDTMSRFLYDIEPEFVDSKYFCAANRKRGYIHNLPIQNRFPLLPLQPRTIKEALPMTEKWWPAWDPRTQLNCLQTSISSAKNTERIRSTLVKSGDPPPERVRQYVINECKKWNLVWVGLHKVAPLEPDEIEMLLGFPKNHTRGGGISRTDRYKSLGNSFQVDTVAYHLSVLKNMFPNGINVLSLFSGIGGAEVALHRLGIHLKNVVSVELSEINRNIIRAWWEQTDQTGNLIELPDVQQLNGDKLAQMINSFGGFDLVIGGSPCNNLAGSNRLSRIGLEGKQSSLFYDYFRILDLVKNIMGKNI